One genomic segment of Sminthopsis crassicaudata isolate SCR6 chromosome 2, ASM4859323v1, whole genome shotgun sequence includes these proteins:
- the NEDD8 gene encoding ubiquitin-like protein NEDD8 isoform X1, with translation MLIKVKTLTGKEIEIDIEPTDKVERIKERVEEKEGIPPQQQRLIYSGKQMNDEKTAADYKIQGGSVLHLVLALRGGASTLGGATDIGTG, from the exons ACGCTGACAGGAAAGGAAATTGAGATCGACATTGAACCCACAGACAAG GTGGAACGGATCAAAGAGCgagtggaagagaaagaaggaattcctCCACAGCAGCAGCGACTCATCTACAGTGGCAAACAGAT gAACGACGAGAAGACAGCTGCTGATTACAAGATTCAAGGGGGCTCAGTACTCCATTTGGTGTTGGCTCTTCGTGGGGGAG CTTCAACTCTAGGTGGCGCCACTGACATAGGGACGGGATAG
- the NEDD8 gene encoding ubiquitin-like protein NEDD8 isoform X2 codes for MLIKVKTLTGKEIEIDIEPTDKVERIKERVEEKEGIPPQQQRLIYSGKQMNDEKTAADYKIQGGSVLHLVLALRGGGSLGR; via the exons ACGCTGACAGGAAAGGAAATTGAGATCGACATTGAACCCACAGACAAG GTGGAACGGATCAAAGAGCgagtggaagagaaagaaggaattcctCCACAGCAGCAGCGACTCATCTACAGTGGCAAACAGAT gAACGACGAGAAGACAGCTGCTGATTACAAGATTCAAGGGGGCTCAGTACTCCATTTGGTGTTGGCTCTTCGTGGGGGAGGTAGCCTTGGGCGGTGA